One region of Exiguobacterium acetylicum genomic DNA includes:
- a CDS encoding GNAT family N-acetyltransferase yields MIDFSIATASDAEAIHELNYLTFTEEIPQHQPNIERKRIDRFHDQNTYLIGKEDDRLVAMIAIRKHRPFSLEEKGVTLDETLTDPAEIRLLSVRPEYRNSRTFMQLMRFLMVYLEREMIDHVYISGTTREAKLYARFGFTPIAATLGSGDAQFVPMLLSRATYERSVIADVLRPLHFLAGPVEVAPTVRQAAQQAPRPHRTASMRQLDQDLRGRMCQLLDLPHVSMAVGSGTLANDIVAQQLSGHGLILNGGEFGQRLIDHAARAGRSFDVHSLPPGHPIDLEQLASQLHQTEYDWIWLTHCETSTGVLYDLDAVKALLEQRTALIVDAISAVGTGRFSYAGCRFVTTVSGKAIGGLPGLAFIGHIDRVLPSPRIPRYLDLGLYAEGVAFSGSSNLLLACQAALDALDLDQAAIKMTYLEQAVRATGFNLLATQEAQAPGILTIVHPSATTLGDALRIQGYHVQYESDYLVHHQWLQISTMGQTTMRHIERLIRVLVRENQRIIIKKEKNERPLNP; encoded by the coding sequence ATGATCGACTTTTCCATTGCCACCGCTTCGGACGCGGAAGCAATCCATGAACTGAACTACCTCACCTTCACGGAAGAGATTCCGCAACATCAACCGAATATCGAACGGAAACGGATTGACCGGTTTCATGATCAAAATACCTATCTGATCGGCAAGGAAGACGATCGACTCGTCGCGATGATCGCCATTCGGAAGCATCGCCCTTTTTCACTTGAAGAAAAAGGCGTGACGTTAGATGAGACACTGACGGACCCAGCGGAAATCCGTTTACTCAGCGTTCGTCCCGAATACCGCAATAGTCGTACGTTCATGCAATTGATGCGCTTTCTGATGGTCTACTTGGAGCGGGAAATGATTGATCATGTCTATATCAGTGGTACGACACGGGAAGCTAAACTATATGCGCGGTTCGGCTTCACACCAATCGCAGCAACGCTCGGTAGTGGCGATGCCCAGTTCGTACCGATGTTGTTGTCACGCGCAACATACGAACGATCCGTCATCGCGGACGTTTTACGTCCTCTGCATTTTCTAGCCGGTCCGGTCGAGGTTGCACCAACAGTCCGCCAAGCGGCGCAACAAGCACCGCGCCCGCATCGGACGGCTTCGATGCGACAGCTCGATCAAGATTTACGTGGTCGGATGTGTCAGTTGCTGGATTTGCCACATGTCTCGATGGCTGTCGGTAGTGGCACCCTCGCCAACGATATCGTCGCACAACAACTGAGTGGACATGGGTTGATCCTAAACGGTGGTGAGTTCGGTCAACGCTTGATTGATCACGCGGCACGAGCTGGGAGGTCCTTTGATGTCCACTCGCTTCCACCCGGTCATCCGATCGACTTGGAACAACTCGCGAGTCAACTGCATCAAACGGAATACGACTGGATCTGGTTGACGCACTGTGAGACATCAACGGGCGTCCTCTACGATCTCGATGCGGTAAAAGCGCTGTTAGAACAACGAACCGCACTCATCGTCGATGCGATCAGCGCCGTCGGAACCGGGCGTTTCTCGTATGCCGGCTGCAGATTCGTCACGACCGTCTCCGGAAAAGCAATTGGTGGTTTACCGGGTCTTGCGTTCATCGGTCACATAGATCGCGTCTTACCTTCTCCACGTATTCCACGTTATCTGGATCTCGGACTCTATGCGGAAGGCGTCGCCTTTTCCGGCTCATCAAACTTGTTGCTTGCTTGTCAGGCAGCGCTCGATGCCCTTGATCTCGATCAAGCCGCCATCAAGATGACTTATCTCGAACAGGCCGTTCGCGCGACTGGTTTTAACCTGCTTGCGACGCAAGAAGCACAAGCGCCGGGAATTCTGACGATCGTCCATCCGTCGGCAACCACTTTAGGAGACGCTCTCCGGATCCAGGGCTATCATGTTCAATATGAAAGCGACTATCTCGTCCATCATCAATGGCTCCAAATCTCAACGATGGGACAGACGACGATGCGGCACATCGAACGTCTTATCCGAGTATTAGTCCGTGAAAATCAACGCATTATCATAAAAAAAGAAAAAAATGAAAGACCTCTTAACCCTTGA
- a CDS encoding 50S ribosomal protein L25/general stress protein Ctc, producing the protein MSVKLTVEKREVRPRSLRKQLRHEGKALGVVYGYKVESTPIAFEEKELIKIIRENGENVLISLKLDGKNVNVLINRRDMDVFTPTIDHVEFIAVKMDEETEVEADVVLVGEAAGAKVGGFLSQTLFKVTVAATPDKLPENVEVDVTNLEIGDSISVADLPEQKDFRIVTEGDIQVAAVVESTLEQELEEIEEAEAEAQAQAGEDNEAEATEESSEESKEENEDNK; encoded by the coding sequence ATGTCAGTTAAATTAACAGTCGAAAAACGCGAGGTACGTCCACGCTCACTCCGTAAACAATTACGTCATGAAGGAAAAGCTCTTGGTGTCGTGTATGGTTACAAAGTGGAAAGTACGCCAATCGCATTCGAAGAAAAAGAACTCATCAAGATCATCCGTGAAAACGGTGAAAACGTCTTGATTTCACTAAAATTAGATGGTAAGAACGTTAACGTTCTGATCAACCGTCGTGATATGGATGTCTTCACACCAACAATCGACCACGTCGAATTCATCGCCGTCAAAATGGATGAAGAGACAGAAGTCGAAGCAGACGTCGTACTCGTCGGTGAAGCAGCTGGCGCGAAAGTCGGTGGATTCCTATCACAGACACTCTTTAAAGTAACAGTCGCAGCAACACCAGATAAATTACCAGAGAACGTCGAAGTCGACGTCACGAACCTCGAAATCGGCGATTCGATTTCTGTAGCTGATCTTCCGGAACAAAAAGATTTCCGTATCGTCACAGAAGGCGACATTCAAGTCGCAGCTGTCGTTGAATCAACGCTTGAACAAGAGCTTGAGGAAATCGAAGAAGCAGAAGCTGAGGCACAAGCGCAAGCTGGTGAAGACAACGAAGCGGAAGCTACGGAAGAGTCTTCAGAAGAATCAAAAGAAGAGAACGAAGACAACAAATAA
- a CDS encoding ECF transporter S component produces MQHWKMKEIMVMMMLAVACGVIYLGWSTLWLPMSAIFGPVGANWMFGIWIIASPLVAAIIQKPGAALIAEIVAAAVELFTGSHFGLSALLIGVCQGLGAELVFAMTRYRRYDTWTLMLSGVGAAIGSIVYSLIANGFGYYTTTTLLATTGLQLISGALLGGLLAAILVRRLVATGVLNGFAAGRAKREVA; encoded by the coding sequence ATGCAACACTGGAAAATGAAAGAAATCATGGTCATGATGATGCTCGCCGTCGCTTGCGGCGTCATCTATCTCGGTTGGTCAACACTCTGGTTACCGATGTCTGCAATCTTCGGACCAGTCGGTGCCAACTGGATGTTTGGGATCTGGATCATCGCGAGCCCGCTCGTCGCAGCAATCATTCAAAAACCAGGTGCCGCCCTCATCGCGGAAATCGTCGCGGCAGCTGTCGAGCTGTTCACGGGTAGTCATTTTGGTTTATCGGCTCTACTAATCGGGGTCTGCCAAGGGCTTGGTGCGGAACTCGTCTTTGCGATGACGCGTTATCGCCGCTATGACACCTGGACATTGATGTTATCAGGTGTCGGAGCCGCGATTGGTAGCATCGTCTATAGTCTGATCGCAAACGGATTTGGTTACTATACGACGACGACGTTGCTTGCGACGACTGGCTTACAATTGATCAGTGGTGCATTACTCGGCGGCTTGCTCGCAGCGATTCTTGTCCGTCGACTTGTTGCGACCGGTGTCTTGAACGGATTTGCGGCAGGACGTGCGAAACGGGAAGTCGCATGA